The DNA window TTCTTGAACAGCTAAGGCATGTGGTTTAGGTAATTTTTCGTAAAACTTAGACACTTCGATTTGTTCTTTGTTTTCAAAAACTTCTTCTAGACTGTCATTGTAAGTAGCAAACTCTTCCAATTTTTCGGTCAATTCTTTTTTGATTTCAGAATTGATTTGATTTGCTCTTTTGGCCATAATAGTTATAGCCTCGTACACATTTCCTGTAGGCTCTTCAATAACATTTTTGTTGTACGTTATTGTGTTTACCGGAGCATTTGTCTTTCTTAAATCCATGACTTTGTTTATTATTTAGTGAAATTTTTTAAATCTGTTTCAATTTTAGCCAACATTTCATCGGCCACTTTTTTGTATTTTGTATCGGGTTTAAATTTAATTAAATTGCCGTAAGCGGTTTTAGCGACATTCAATCTTTCAACCATTTTGTCAGATACACTATTTATTGCCAATTTATAAGCGGAATCGTATTTATAAAAAAGAGCATCTTCTTTATAGGGCGTACCGGGATAATCCGACACAAAATTGTCAAGGGCTACCATTGCCGATTTATAATCCATAATGGTATTGTATTGCTTTGCATTTTCAAACACTTTTTTCTCCAATTTGTCATTCAACTCTCGAAGGGACTTATTGGCTTCGGGAATATAGGTCGAATTGGGATAAGTATCTATAAATCCTTGCAATTTTTCGATGGCTTTGAACGTATCTGTTTGATCTAAACTATATACTGGAGACAGTTTCGAAAAGCACTTTGCTCCTAAATAGGCTGCTTCTTCAATTTTTTCACTTTTCGGATAGCCAGAAGCAAAACTCTCAAATTGATATGCCGCAAGATAATACTGCTTGGTTTTATAATAGGACATTGAAAACATATAAAACAGTTTCTCGGCCTGAGGTTTTCCTCTGTAAGCAGGAGCAATTTGTTCTATCAGACGAATGGCATCGTTATATTTTTCTGCCTCATATAATTTAGTAGCCATTTCGAATTTTACAGCCACATCTTCCGTTTTTAAAGCTTTTTGATATTCACTACAAGAAGCGAAAAGAACGACAAGAAGTACCAACGATACAATTTTTTTACCCACTATTATGATGTTTTATTTAAAAATTTGAAATGTATACCTTTCGGGCATGATGATGAAACCAGTATTGATTGCGATGATCTTTCTATTTTTCTCTTTGGAATCAGAAAATAATGGAGGCTACAACTAGTATAAAAGTTTCGGTGGCAAATTTAGGCATAAATTTAGCCACTACAAAATATATTTTTTTTGTTATAAAAAGTTGATATTTTACGATAATTGAATGATATTCTTTACAAAACCATCAATTCGATTCGCGAGAGATTCATCAACCGGTACTAAAGGCAAACGCAGTGTGTTCTCCGCGATACCTAAGGATTGAAAAACTTGCTTGATTCCTGCCGGATTTCCTTGTTCGAAAATCATATCGATACCATCTGAAAATTGATATTGCAATTTGAAGGCATCGTCTACTTTTCTATTCAACCCCAATCGGATCATTTCAGAAAATTCCATTGGAAACCCTTGTGCTATCACTGAAATGACTCCAGAACCACCGGCTAATACCATTGGTAAAGCAATCATATCATCGCCAGAAAGTACCAGAAAATCTTTTGGTTTGTCTTTTATCAATCGCAAGGCTTGAATCATATCGCCGGCAGCTTCTTTAATTGCCACAATATTTTCGAAATCATTGGCTAATCGCAGCACTGTTGAGGGCAACATATTACTTCCGGTTCGACTTGGCACATTGTACAAAATCACGGGAACAGAAGAAGCTTGTGCAATAGCTTTGAAATGTTGGTAAATGCCTTCTTGAGTGGGTTTATTGTAATAAGGCGAAATAGAAAGAATGGCATCAAATGGTGATAAATCTCTTGTTTTTAACTCTGCAACAACTTCTGCGGTATTGTTGCCTCCTACACCAAGTACCATCGGCAATCGTCCCTTGTTTGTATCGACCACGGTTTGAATCACAAACTCTCTTTCGGCTTGCGTCATTGTCGCATTTTCTGCTGTGGTTCCTAATATAACAAGGTATTCGACACCACCATCAATAGAAAGATTTACTATTCGTATTAATGCTTCGGTATCGATGGATAAATCTTTTTTAAAGGGAGTTGCAAGTGCCACACCCGTTCCTATTAATGATTGCATAATTTATTTTATATTTTATTTAATATTTTTAAGTACCGAAACAATTCGTGGACAAAAACGGTATGATTCTCGGCATTTGTATTGATCATCAGATGATTTAATCGTTTATCGACGGATGAAAATCCCACTTTAAATTTGGCTTTCGAATTATTAGTAACTTTAAGCAAAAAAGCTTTTTCGACATCATAATAATTGATTAACAAATCGAATCGCTCTTTCATAAACTCTCTCAAAAGAGGTTCTGTGATTTGTGCATTCCAATTCAGATGTTTTGTCCCGAATGTAGGCAGCAAGTACGACTCATTTTTTTTCCATTTGTCCCGAAAAACTATAATTTTGATGTTAGTTTCGGCAATTCCATTTGCAATTAGCTCTTGCACCAAAAGTTCTTTATCGCCAAAATAGCTCTCATCAATCAGTAAACCAATAGTTTGAATCGCGACTAACTCCTTACTGCTCTTGACATTATTCAAATTATTCTTTATGATTTTTAATAAAAAATAATTCTTGATATAATTTAAAAACATAGTACTTTTACTTGGTTACAAAATTAATTAATAAAGTCGCATTTCAGATGGCAAAGCTAAAAAAGTATAATGGTGTTTTGAAACTTTTTGTTATATTCTTAACATTTTTAATCCTTGCTTCTTGTGGAAAACAACCCTATTACGTCACAAAAATTGAAGCTAAAAAATTCACTCTAACCGATAAAGAATCACAAAATCAACAAATTGAAAACTACGTAAAGCCCTATCGCGAACATATCAACAAAGATTTGGATAGTATATTGGCGTATTGCCCTGCCACTTTGGATAAAAATGATGGAAAATGGCAGTCCACGATTGGAAATTTAATGGCTGATGCGACCTTGAACAGAGGTAATATTGTTTTCAAAACTCGCGAAAAAAAGGAAATCGACCTGTGCATTTTAAATAGTGGAGGAATCCGAGCGATTCTGCCAAAAGGAAATGTTAGGGCTCGAACTGCGTTCGAAATTATGCCTTTCGAAAATAGTTTGGTGGTTATTGCGCTCAAAGGAGAGCAGGTTTTAGAGCTGGTTAATTATTTTATTGCCACACAAAAACCCCATCCGCTGGCGGGAATAACATTTACAATTGGCAAGGATAAAACCGCAAAAAACATTTTAATACAAGGAAAACCATTAAATGCCAATAGCCTTTATTATGTAGCAACGAATGATTATTTATCGAACGGAGGAGATAATATGACTTTCTTTTTGAAAGGAATTCAAAAATATGATTTGGACTATAAATTAAGAAACGTATTAATCGATTATTTCAAAGAAGTGGATACGATTCCCGTCCTAAAAGACCAGAGAGTTAGCGTAGAATAAATAGGTTTTAGAAAAAAAAGCAATGAAAAGAAGAGAATTTATAGAAAAAACAACAGCGAGTACCGCGCTAATAGGTTTAGGTTTGGCTCCGCTTTATTCGACTGCGGCTCAGGTGTCAGCAAGCAGTTTTAAATCCGATATCAAACACATAACCATCCTCCATACGAATGATGTTCACAGCCATATTGATCCATTTCCAATAGATGATCCCCGAAATCCGAATATGGGCGGAGTGGCCAGGCGAGCAAGTTTGATAGAAACTATTCGTCAAGAAAACCCAAATGTTTTGTTGCTGGACGCCGGCGATATTTTTCAGGGAACACCTTATTTTAATTATTACGGTGGCGAACTCGAATTCAAACTAATGAGTATGATGCAATATGATTTATCTACTATTGGCAACCACGATTTCGATAATGGCGTTGATGGATTAGCTGCGCAAATGCCGCATGCCACCTTCGAATTTGTTTCGGCAAACTATGATTTCAAGAATACTTCGATGAATGGATTCGTAAAACCATTCAAAATTTTCAATAAAAATGGCATAAAAATTGGCGTTTTTGGTCTTGGAATCGAGCTGCAAGGCCTGGTAGATAAACGAATGTCGAAAGAAACGGTCTACAACAATCCTCTGGAATCGGCACAAGATATGGTTCGCATTCTAAAAAAAGAAAATAAATGTGATTTGATTATTTGTCTTTCGCATCTGGGCTACAAATATGCTAAGGATGATGCCAATAAAATATCCGATTTAAAACTTGCCGAGCAAACTAAGGACATAGACTTAATTATTGGCGGTCATACGCATACATTTCTGGATAAACCAACTATTGTAAAAAATCTGGAGGGCAAAGAAGTTTTGGTCAATCAAGTGGGCTGTTATGGCATCAATTTAGGGCGAATTGATTTCTTTTTTGACAATGATAAATCTAAATCGGCCCAAGGAAAATCAATCGTCGTTTAATCTTTCGACACTAATGACCCATTTGTAAAAAGCAAAATAAACGGCAGCGTTCAAAATCATCGCCAAGGGTCTAAAACTGATTGGCGATAATTCTGAGAGATAGTATTTTTCAATAAACACAATAAAATACTGTGCGATGGACAATAAACCAAAAATAAATAGCCACGTGGCCTGCTTATGATCGGAATGCATTATATAATTTGAAAAAGTGATCCCGGCAATTATCGAAATTAATATATTTTGAAAAATTATTATCACATAACTTCTAGAACTGATGTTATCTGAAATCGATAACAAATAAAAGAATAGAAACAAAAAAGGTATCGTCGCGATGGACAAAGGAATATAATCTTTGAGTTTTAAAAGTTTGAGAATATAATAAATGATCAGTAATCGATGGATAAAAAAACTAACTAAACCCGGAAATAACATTATTTCTGTATTATAAATAAAGAACAAGCTGGTAATCAATAAAAAAACTACTATTACGAAAAAAATCGGATTTTTTTTCGGAGAGGTAGTCCAATACAATAACATTAAAATTATAGAAACTAGGGGTTTAAAAACAATTAATAGCGGTTTATACGAAAATAATTCCATACTAGCCTCGAGGATTGCTATACTGAAATAGCCCCATACCAATATCCTGCTGGATTCCATCGCTCTATTGACTAATTTCATTTTCTTTTATTTTCAGCTTATACTCATCATTGGATATAAAATAGGTCACCATAAAAAAATAGGAAAAAACCTGAACAAAAACCTGAATAAACTCAAAAGCAAATAAAGGTAAATAAAATTTGTTGATCATAAAAAACACATCCGAAATCATCGAGGAAACCCCGTAAACCATTAAATTCAAAAAGGCGAAATTCGCTTTTTTGAGGTAATTATTAATCGCCACAAAATTCAAAATAGCCGAAGCTACACCATAAAGTATGTACAAGGAAAAATCAAATACAATATTTTCGAATTGAAGATTCAAAACCGAAATACATATAGAAAGCACAAAAAGCAAGGTTAACACAATAGGAATCCGGTCTTGCTTATTAAATTTTAGGGAATTTAAATCGCCCAAAGCAAGTTTCAAAAGCAGCAAATTGACCAATAAAAAGGACATTAGGGCAATTAAAGGCGAAGTTTCGAATTGCAATAAATTGAAAATATCTCCAATAAAGCAAAACAAAAAAATCAGCGCTTTCACAAATGATATCTTGTAATTATTGGTTATGAAGTAATAAACAAATAGCAAAGGGATTATCGCCGATTTCGCATATAGAACAGACGAATTCATCCCCAGCAATTTAAAAATGACCACTAGAGAACAAGCCGCAAAATACAAATATAACGATGGTTTGTTAGCCCTCATGAAGCATTTTTTTAAAATCGATTTCCGAAATAATTGGAACATTTAATTTGACTGCCTTTTCTAATTTTGCAGGCCCCATATTGGCCCCAGCCACTACATAATCGGTCTTGGCTGAAATCGAACTGCCTACTTTTCCTCCATTATCTTCGATGGCTTTCTTCAAATCGTCTCTCGAAAATTCTTCAAAGACACCAGAGACTACAAAGGTTTTGCCTGAAAGTTTCTCTGTCGCATTGGGATTTATAATTTCAACGGTTTCACATTGAATGCCGTAGCGCTTTAATCGCTCTATTATAACGCTATTTTCTTGATTTTCAAAGAAATCAAGAACACTTTGCGCAATTCTTTCTCCAATTTCATCAACCAAAACTAAATCCATCAAGCTGGCTTCACGCAACGAGTCTATGCTTTTATAATGTTTAGCCAATTTTTTGGCTACAGTTTCTCCCACGAAACGAATCCCAAGGGCATACAAAACACGTTCGAAAGGAATATTTTTTGAATTTTCGACTCCACGGACTAAATTTTCAGCCGATTTTTGTGCCATTCTTTCTAATGGCAAAATTTGCTCTACCGTCAATAGGTACAAATCGGCGTAATTTTGAACCAATCCGTTGTGGAATAATAACGCCACCGTTTCGCCGCCAAGACCTTCGATATCCATCGCTTTTCTAGAAATAAAATGCTGAATTCTACCTATAATCTGGGGTGGACAACCATAAAAATTGGGACAATAATGATTGGCTTCACTTTCGCCACGAATCAATTGAGTTTGGCATTCGGGACAATGAGTAATGTATTTTGTTTGCTCTGAATTTTCAGATCGTTTACTGAAATCAACAGCTATGATTTTTGGAATGATCTCTCCTCCCTTTTCCACAAAAACGGTATCGCCAATGCGAATATCCAACTTTTCGATTTGGTCTGCATTGTGCAAAGAAGCCCTTTTTACTATTGTTCCAGCCAATTGTACAGGTTCTAAATTGGCAACAGGCGTTATAGCTCCCGTTCTTCCCACTTGATAGGAAATCGAGTTCAATCGCGTTGAAACTTGTTCGGATTTGAATTTGTAAGCAATTGCCCAGCGAGGCGATTTGGCCGTAAATCCCAATTCTTCTTGGTGTTGAAAACGATTCACTTTGATCACCACACCATCGGTTTCATAAGGAAGTTGATGTCTGTGAACATCCCAATAGGCTATAAACTGGAACACTTCTTCCATATTGCGTGCCAAACCAGATTCTTTGGGCACTTTGAACCCCCAATTTCTCGCCGTTTCTAAACCTTCAAATTGAGACTGAAAAGGCAGTTTGTTGCCAATTAGAAAATACAACAAACAATCAAGTGGTCGTTTTGCCACTTCCGCACTATCCTGCAATTTCAAACTTCCCGAAGCTGTATTTCTGGGATTAGAATAAGGTGTTTCACCAATTTCAATCAATTCTTGGTTCATTTTCTCGAAACCGGCAAAAGGCAAAATAATCTCCCCTCGAATATCAAATTTGGCTGGAAAATTCCCATTTAACTGTAGAGGAACCGATTTAATCGTTTTAATATTATTCGTTACATCATCACCCTGAACCCCATCACCACGGGTGACAGCCCGAACTAGTTTTCCATTTTCGTAAGTAATACTAATTGATGCTCCATCGTATTTCAATTCACAAGTATATTCTAAATCAACTTCACCGAGCACTTTTTGAATCCTATTTTCCCAATCAAGTAAATCCTCTTTTGAATACGAATTATCCAACGAATACATTCTATGCTCGTGTTTAACCGTTTCAAAATTTTTAGTGATCGCCCCTCCCACCCGTTGAGTTGGAGAGTTTTCATCAAAATATTCGGGATGGGTATTTTCTAAGTCTTGAAGTTGCTTGAGTTTTTGATCAAATTCAAAATCAGAAATTGTAGGTGTGTCCAGCACATAATAATTGTGATTGTGCCGATTTAATTCCTCTCGTAAAGTCTGAATTGTGTTTTGAATGTCCATAAAATAAAAATTGGCTATCGTAGCTTTTGAAATAAAAGACTAAAATAACCAATTTAATAGAAAAAACGATACAATTAGGATTCAATAATCGAAATAATTTGTTGATAGAGATGCCCATCACTCAAAATAGCTCCTTGTTGAATCAAATCGAAAATCGAACTGTTGCGTTCTTGTGTAAAAACTTTTTTACCTGTTTTGATTTCGATGGTATCGGTAAACATATTGTCACTAAACCATTGCAAACCTTCTTTAGTTAAAAAATTGATTTCAGGCACTAATGATTTCATCACTATGGATTGTACATGGGTTTCAAAACACTGAAAAAGGAAAATATGATTTTTAGAAAAATGCTCTAAATATTCAGCTCTTCCAAGCACACCTTCCCAAACCAAATCCGAGAAAACATCCAATTCTTGCTCGGCGACTGCTGGTTTTTCAGCTTTCAATTGATCCCATTCCGCTTTGTCTATGCTTTGGGCTGCGAGAAAATTAATAAATTCTTGGTGTAATTCTTCGAATTGTTCTTTGGTAAGTCTTGCGTATTTCATAGAAAGTTGAGAAATTGGAAGTTGGAAGTTGGAAGTTAAAAAAAATCAAAAAAAAATCCCAATCTCCTAAGAGTTGGGATTTCTAAAATGCTTTTAGAATTACGCTTTTTCAGCAATAATTTCGTAGGCTAATTCTACTACTACATCTCTGTGTAATCTGATGCTAGCAGCATATTTTCCAGTACGTTTTACGATACCGCTTGTAATAAATTTTCTGTCGATTGAATGCCCTGCTTTTTCCAAAGCTTCAGCGATATCAATATTAGTGATAGAACCAAAAAGTTTCTCACCACCCGCTTTTGCGTACAATTTAATTTCAAGGGCTTTCAATGTTTCAGCCAAAGCTTTAGCATCATTCACCATTTTCTCTTCTTTGTGCGCTCTTTGTTTTAAGTTTTCAGCCAAAACTTTCTTTGCAGAAGGTGTAGCCAATTGTGCAAAACCTTGTGGAATTAAAAAGTTACGACCGTAACCATTTTTTACATTTACCACATCGTCTTTAAAACCTAAGTTTTGAACGTCTTTTTTTAAAATCAATTCCATGTTGTTGTCCTTATTTATAGAAGTTAGGTTTCAGGCTAATGAAAACCAACAACTGAGTTTAGTATTATTTAAGTAAATCGGCCACGTATGGCATTAAAGCTAAGTGACGTGCTCTTTTTACAGCTACTGACACTTTTCTTTGGTATTTCAATGAAGTTCCTGTCAAACGACGAGGAAGAATTTTTCCTTGCTCATTAACGAATTTCAATAAGAAATCAGCATCTTTATAATCGATATATTTGATACCTGATTTTTTGAAACGACAATACTTTTTAGTTTTGTTTGTTTCTATGTTTAAAGGAGTAAGATATCTGATATCTCCGTCTTTTTTTCCTGAAGCAGATTGTTGTAATGTTGCCATAATGATTAAGCTTTTGTAGATTTAAGTTTGGCTCTTCTTCTTTCAGCCCAAGAGATAGCGTGTTTGTCAAGACTTACCGTTAAAAAACGCATCACTCTTTCGTCACGTCTAAATTCAGTTTCAAAAGCAATTAGGACTTCTCCTGCTACTTTGAATTCAAATAAGTGGTAGAAGCCACTTTTTTTGTTTTGGATTTCGTAGGCCATTTTTTTAAGACCCCAATCCTCTTTCGATACCATTTCAGCTCCTCTACTTGTAAGAAAATCTTCAAATTTGCTTACTGTTTCCTTTACCTGAACTTCAGATAAAACGGGATTTAAAATGAAAACAGTTTCATAATGATTCATAAATATGTATGTATTTGTTAAATTGGCTGCAAAAGTAATCTTTTTTTTCGAATAAACAATAAAAAACAATTTTTTATCGTCATAAGGTAAAAAAAGCCGATAAAATTAGGTTTATTAAAACTATTGTATTACTTTTACTATCCCGAATCTAAAATAATAGACAATTATGAAACTAAACTGTGTCGTAGTAGATGATAGTTCCATTCAAAGAATGATCATCACAAAGTTAGTAAATAATCATCCAAATCTACATTTAATTGGTGATTTTTCTAACGCAATTGAAGCAAAAGGTTGTATGACCATCCACAATGTGGATCTCATCTTTTTAGACATTGAAATGCCAGTTATTAGTGGTTTCGATTTTTTGGATGGTTTAAAAACAAAACCCCAAATTATTTTTATCACTTCAAAGGCTGAATATGCTATGAAGGCATTTGATTATGATGCAACCGATTATCTACAAAAACCTATAGCTGTAGATCGATTTAATGCATCCGTAAAAAGAGCCATGGATTTGCATTTACTTAAATCTGAAACTCACGAAGAAGATGGTGAGCACATTTTTATTAAAAGCAATCTCAAAAAATTAAAAATCTTTACTGCAAGAATTAAATGGATTGAAGCTTTTGGTGACTATGTAAAGGTAGTTACCGAAGACGATAGTAATTTGGTACTTTCGACCATGAAATCATTCGAAAAAGATTTATCGAAAGACAAATTCGTCAGAGTGCACAAATCGTACATTATCAACATTGATAAAGTAGAGCGCTTCAACAGTCGATTTGCCGAAATTGGAGTTACCAAAATTCCGTTAAGCAGACATAAAAAAGAAGATTTAGTGAAAGCTTTGGCGATCAACTAATAAAAATCCACATTCACAGATACCTTTATCGCTCTGTACTGTGAAACAAGATCAAAACTATTCAGTATTTTCTGGATAGTTTTTTTTGTGCCTTGCAAAGATTGGTTGGTCGGGATTTTCACCATTATAGTTCGAATGTATTCATTTCGAATTCGAGAAATTGGTGGTTCTTCCGGGCCTAGTACCGGAATAGTGAAATTTTGTTGCATCACTTGATACAACCACATCGAACCTTCTTTGAGTTTGTCGAAGTCTCGGTGCTTCAAGGTTAGCTTTATCAGTTTAAAATAAGGAGGATATTTATAGATTTGCCTTTCATACAATTGCTCCTTATACATACCTATATAATTATTGTGAACCACCTGTTGAATCGTGTTATGTTCTGGATTATAGGTTTGAATAATTACTTTTCCTTGTTTTTCAGAACGTCCGGACCGACCCGAAACTTGCGTCATCATTTGGTAACTTCGTTCGAAAGCTCTAAAATCGGGATGATACAGCATATTATCGGCATTCATAATACCCACTAAACTCACATTATCAAAATCCAAACCTTTAGCCAGCATCTGAGTTCCTACTAGAATTTCGACTTCTCGATTCTTGAAACTATCAATGATTTTTTCGAAACCAAATTTCCCGCGAGTGGTGTCCTGATCCATTCGACCAATTTTGGCATTTGGAAATAATTCTATTAATTCCTGTTGGATCTGCTCCGTTCCAAACCCTTTGGTGGTCAGATGAACGCTGGTACATGCGTGACAATTCGTTGGTTTTGCCATCGAATAGCCACAATAATGACATCGCAACTGATTCTTGTGTTTGTGAAAGGTCAAACTCACATCGCATTGCGGACATTGCGGCACGTGGCCGCAAGTCAAACATTCGATGATGGGCGAATATCCTCTGCGATTTTGAAATAAAATAACTTGTTCGCCCAAAGACAACGCATTTGCGATTTCTTCAATCAATGTATCGCTAAAATGTCCCGACATTTTCTTTCGGAAATATTTGTCTTTCAAGTCCACCAATTCGATTTCGGGCATCTTGACATTGCCGTATCTTTTAGTAATTTCGACCAAACCGTATTTGCCAGATTGCGCATTAAAATAGGTTTCAATACTTGGCGTAGCCGAACCCAAAACCACTTTAGCTTGATGAATATTTGCCAAAACAATTGAAGCATCACGAGCGTGATAGCGTGGTGAAGGATCTACTTGCTTGAAGGTTTGTTCGTGTTCCTCATCGACAACTACCAATCCTAAATTGGAAAAAGGCAAAAACAAAGCCGATCTTGCACCTATTACAATTTGGGCTTTTGGTGATTGTTCCAAAACTTGTTTCCAGACTTCTACCCTTTCGTTATTGCTGTACTTTGAATGAAAAACGGCCACTTTATTCCCAAAATAATCGCGCAATCGTCCCACTAATTGGGTGGTTAGCGCAATTTCGGGAAGTAAATACAGGATTTGTTTTTCTTCCTTAATATATTGTTCAATGAGTTTAATATAGATTTCGGTTTTTCCGCTCGAGGTTACTCCGTGCAAAAGACAGACGTCTTTTTGAACAAAACTTTGTTTGATTTCCTCCAAAGTCGATTGTTGTGCCGAGCTTAATTGCAGTTGTTCTTCCTTGGTTTTCCCAGAAAAGTGAACACGATCCGTTTGTATGTAATATTCTTCGAAAATTTCTTTGTCGATTAATGCTTTAACTATTGTCGATGTGGATTTTGCCGATTCAATTAACTTTTTTACGGTAATTGGCTTTTTCTCTGAAGCACTCAATTGAAAATAACTCAGGACAATTTCCTTTTGTTTATTGGCATTTTTAAGCACTTCCAATAATT is part of the Flavobacterium nackdongense genome and encodes:
- a CDS encoding LytR/AlgR family response regulator transcription factor; the encoded protein is MKLNCVVVDDSSIQRMIITKLVNNHPNLHLIGDFSNAIEAKGCMTIHNVDLIFLDIEMPVISGFDFLDGLKTKPQIIFITSKAEYAMKAFDYDATDYLQKPIAVDRFNASVKRAMDLHLLKSETHEEDGEHIFIKSNLKKLKIFTARIKWIEAFGDYVKVVTEDDSNLVLSTMKSFEKDLSKDKFVRVHKSYIINIDKVERFNSRFAEIGVTKIPLSRHKKEDLVKALAIN
- the priA gene encoding replication restart helicase PriA encodes the protein MHFVEVILPLSLAKTFTYSVSEAEHNYIQKGMRVAVPFGKSKIYTALVIEIHENKPSLYEAREIHQILDEKPIVNEIQIAHWQWIASYYMCAIGDVYRGAMPSALLLESETIISQKQDGFVDESLLSDDEFLIYQALQQQSSLKVQDIVNILNKKNIFPVIQKLMDKNILVLQEEMLETYTPKLIRYVKLHAKYETNEGLGELLEVLKNANKQKEIVLSYFQLSASEKKPITVKKLIESAKSTSTIVKALIDKEIFEEYYIQTDRVHFSGKTKEEQLQLSSAQQSTLEEIKQSFVQKDVCLLHGVTSSGKTEIYIKLIEQYIKEEKQILYLLPEIALTTQLVGRLRDYFGNKVAVFHSKYSNNERVEVWKQVLEQSPKAQIVIGARSALFLPFSNLGLVVVDEEHEQTFKQVDPSPRYHARDASIVLANIHQAKVVLGSATPSIETYFNAQSGKYGLVEITKRYGNVKMPEIELVDLKDKYFRKKMSGHFSDTLIEEIANALSLGEQVILFQNRRGYSPIIECLTCGHVPQCPQCDVSLTFHKHKNQLRCHYCGYSMAKPTNCHACTSVHLTTKGFGTEQIQQELIELFPNAKIGRMDQDTTRGKFGFEKIIDSFKNREVEILVGTQMLAKGLDFDNVSLVGIMNADNMLYHPDFRAFERSYQMMTQVSGRSGRSEKQGKVIIQTYNPEHNTIQQVVHNNYIGMYKEQLYERQIYKYPPYFKLIKLTLKHRDFDKLKEGSMWLYQVMQQNFTIPVLGPEEPPISRIRNEYIRTIMVKIPTNQSLQGTKKTIQKILNSFDLVSQYRAIKVSVNVDFY